One Rosa chinensis cultivar Old Blush chromosome 5, RchiOBHm-V2, whole genome shotgun sequence genomic region harbors:
- the LOC112203634 gene encoding uncharacterized protein LOC112203634: MSEAIASLQARVESAESRAGWQLITAGSQGKIRPITARIQAEKRSPEAKPLKIEKYNGTQDPYHHLEIFQSILHGTRHTDAMACHEFEETLMDEALHWFLNLPTNSIDSFQELGDNFLQRFILCGGGYRTTPDLFRLNQRPNERLRDFVRRWQKQATQCRSLNPALAASTFKQELQLGYFLLQISTNPPATNDDLLDVATAFAQAEYDTFGRDTNANAHLVTIPQVNNPDIRNKYTN; encoded by the coding sequence ATGAGTGAGGCCATCGCCTCCTTACAGGCACGAGTGGAAAGCGCCGAAAGCAGAGCCGGCTGGCAGCTGATCACAGCTGGTTCCCAGGGAAAGATAAGACCTATCACCGCCCGCATACAGGCCGAGAAGCGCTCACCAGAGGCCAAGCCCCTCAAGATCGAAAAGTATAATGGGACCCAAGACCCATACCACCATTTAGAAATCTTCCAATCCATACTCCACGGAACTCGACACACCGACGCCATGGCCTGCCATGAGTTCGAGGAAACTTTGATGGACGAAGCCTTGCACTGGTTCCTCAACCTACCCACCAACTCCATTGACAGTTTTCAAGAACTGGGAGACAACTTCCTGCAACGATTCATCCTGTGCGGCGGTGGGTATCGCACTACACCTGACCTATTTCGGCTCAATCAACGACCAAACGAGCGATTACGAGACTTTGTTCGCCGATGGCAGAAGCAGGCCACTCAATGCCGCTCCCTCAACCCGGCCCTAGCGGCATCGACATTCAAGCAAGAACTCCAGCTTGGATACTTCTTGCTGCAGATCAGCACCAATCCCCCTGCAACAAATGATGACCTCCTTGATGTCGCTACCGCTTTTGCTCAGGCCGAGTACGATACCTTTGGTCGCGACACCAACGCCAATGCACACCTGGTCACCATACCTCAAGTGAACAACCCCGATATTAGGAACAAATATACCAACTGA